The genomic window CCGTCACGGCGGTGGCCAGCTTTGAAAGCGTGGGCAGCATCCTGGTGGTGGCGATGTTTATCGTGCCGCCGGCAACCGCTTATATGTTGACCGACCGCCTCCGCACAATGATCGGCTTAAGCGCCGCGTTGGCTGCCCTGTCGGCCCTGCTGGGACATGTTGGGGCGGTCGAAGTGCCACGTTGGTTTGGCTACCGCAGCACCACCACGGCGGGCATGATGGCCGTCGCTGCGGGAGTCTTGTTGATGCTGGCGATCCTGTTCAGCCCTCGCCATGGGATGCTGGTCAAATTCATCCGCCGCCGCTTGCTGGCCTGGAAAATCCTGGCCGATGACATTGTCGCCCTGCTGTATCGCTTGCAGGAACGAGGGGATGCCGCACAGACCGACCCGCAATCTCTCCGCGCCCTGCTGCTTGCCGACCAATTCACCTTCCGCCTGGTTCTCGGCTGGTTGCGACAGCAAAAATACGTGGAACAAGCGGAGTCGCAGATGCGACTGACGCGAAGGGGCAAGCACGTGGCCCGACAAGTTGTTCGTTCGCACCGTTTGTGGGAACAGTACCTGACCTCCCACGCCAATGTGGATGTGGGACGCGTCCACGACAAAGCCGAACGGCTGGAACATTTTACCGACCGCAACCTCCGCGACGAACTGGACGCCGCGACCGACGCCCCGGCGATCGACCCGCACGGTGCCCCGATCCCGATCGAAGACCACGAGGCGAGTACTCAAAGCGATTCCCAAACGCAAAGCGACAGGCAAGCTCAGAGCGATTCATAGGCCGCACGGATGGTCGCCGCACCATGGGCGCGTTCCAGTCGCCGCACAGTAAAGTGCGCGCGAGCCAGTTCCTGGTAGTGGTCGATGAAATAAGTATTGATCAACGCCCCGCCGACAGCGCCCACGACGGGGATCGCCTGAGCCGCCACCTTTTCGCTGACCACCACCCCAAATCGTTTGCCGATCTCGGTGATTAACCGCACCAGTGGCGGCGCTGTAGCGTCCACCGAACCGCTCTTGGCCATGTACTTGGCCGCATCGGCGGTGTGTTTGGCCAGCCCCGCGCGGACGGCAAAATAACCGATCTCCGTGTTGTCATCGACGTTTCGCGGTTCGTTGGCGGCCCCCAGCGCAAACACTTCCAGACAGGCCACGCGGGTCTGCA from Roseimaritima ulvae includes these protein-coding regions:
- a CDS encoding metal ABC transporter permease is translated as MYLWEHWSWQIDGWIVVAGMLCAVAASLLGNFLVLRRMSMLGDAITHAILPGLAVAFFVSSSRSSLPMFLGAVIVGILTALFTEWIRKFGNVDEGASMGVVFTSLFALGLVMIVQAADHVDLDAGCVLYGAIEMTWLDMVSIGGWEVPRAVAVLTVVTVLNALFVTLFFKELKLTSFDPALATTTGFNASLMHYLLMVLVAVTAVASFESVGSILVVAMFIVPPATAYMLTDRLRTMIGLSAALAALSALLGHVGAVEVPRWFGYRSTTTAGMMAVAAGVLLMLAILFSPRHGMLVKFIRRRLLAWKILADDIVALLYRLQERGDAAQTDPQSLRALLLADQFTFRLVLGWLRQQKYVEQAESQMRLTRRGKHVARQVVRSHRLWEQYLTSHANVDVGRVHDKAERLEHFTDRNLRDELDAATDAPAIDPHGAPIPIEDHEASTQSDSQTQSDRQAQSDS